A genomic window from Calditrichota bacterium includes:
- a CDS encoding YdbL family protein — MIHRKKILVWSLALVLLLVYCSVKAPEVSVTGEKTALENQVIGTYEQIEEDVWTLTSVRSVGNTAPQPKMSENKKKVLEAVQGRKFNKDDVDEFLKAGIVGENNRGFLEIIHPEKIGSDETLKNRVEKIVQSENEYRKIIMDRIIVLNEDAAKAGEQNVGHIFAKMNQDNVASGSWIQLDSGEWVQKQAEKK; from the coding sequence ATGATTCACAGAAAAAAAATCCTCGTTTGGAGTCTGGCGTTGGTGCTGCTGTTGGTGTATTGCAGCGTGAAGGCGCCGGAAGTCAGTGTTACCGGAGAAAAAACGGCGCTGGAAAATCAGGTCATCGGAACGTACGAACAGATTGAAGAAGATGTCTGGACATTGACTTCGGTGAGGTCGGTGGGCAACACGGCGCCTCAACCCAAAATGTCGGAAAATAAAAAGAAAGTTTTAGAGGCGGTTCAGGGAAGAAAATTTAATAAAGACGATGTGGACGAATTTTTGAAAGCCGGTATTGTCGGCGAAAATAATCGCGGCTTTTTGGAGATTATTCATCCCGAGAAAATCGGCAGTGACGAGACGTTGAAAAATCGCGTGGAAAAAATAGTCCAGTCGGAAAATGAATACCGAAAAATTATCATGGATCGCATTATTGTTTTGAACGAAGATGCTGCCAAAGCCGGCGAACAAAATGTCGGGCATATTTTCGCGAAAATGAATCAGGACAATGTTGCGTCCGGCTCCTGGATTCAATTGGACAGCGGCGAATGGGTGCAAAAACAAGCTGAGAAAAAATAA
- a CDS encoding DUF948 domain-containing protein produces the protein MLVEISIVVIAVFIVIFVIGLLVALAQIRRTAREAEKLMEVTRQQIVPISHDLTIVVNDVKRIVQSVQKQVGMVEQGVGNIKETVARITQIEKTLNERVSQPFVEFATLLSAVSRALRTFFEFMRK, from the coding sequence ATGCTTGTTGAAATTAGCATTGTTGTGATCGCGGTTTTTATTGTGATTTTTGTGATCGGTCTGTTGGTTGCACTGGCGCAGATTCGACGCACCGCCCGCGAAGCCGAAAAACTCATGGAAGTGACGCGCCAGCAAATCGTACCGATTTCCCACGATTTGACGATTGTCGTGAATGATGTCAAGCGTATCGTTCAGTCGGTACAAAAGCAAGTGGGGATGGTCGAACAGGGCGTCGGAAATATCAAAGAAACCGTGGCGCGGATTACTCAAATTGAAAAAACGCTCAACGAACGAGTTAGTCAACCGTTTGTGGAATTTGCTACTTTACTATCTGCTGTATCGCGAGCGCTGCGCACTTTTTTTGAGTTTATGCGGAAATAA
- a CDS encoding patatin-like phospholipase family protein → MKRKKIGLALSGGAVLGIAHLGVIKALEEKNITFDIIAGTSAGSLVGAFLAAGYTVQQLYSMTKNISWDVLGKVTIPTKGLLNSHALQDFIEKELHNVAIEQLPKPFAAVGVDLTSGKQVVFRSGPVSEAVRASCAIPGVFTPLIRDEKVIVDGGVLNFLPTDVARDMGADYVIGVKLTPSITPNKPPQNIIQILVNSFTLALSQIAEHAPAGDFTITPDLVGLNPHDFKQADDLFERGYQAGLQSADRIADEISKLAIIKKVVQKIKND, encoded by the coding sequence ATGAAACGCAAAAAAATCGGATTAGCACTGAGCGGCGGCGCTGTTTTAGGCATTGCCCATCTCGGCGTCATCAAAGCGCTCGAAGAAAAAAATATCACTTTTGACATTATTGCCGGTACCAGCGCCGGATCGCTCGTCGGTGCCTTTCTCGCTGCGGGCTACACTGTCCAACAGCTTTATTCCATGACCAAAAATATTTCCTGGGACGTTCTGGGAAAAGTAACCATTCCCACTAAAGGTCTTTTGAACAGCCATGCGCTGCAAGATTTCATTGAAAAAGAATTGCACAATGTCGCAATAGAACAATTGCCAAAACCTTTCGCCGCCGTCGGCGTTGATTTGACATCCGGGAAACAGGTCGTTTTTCGCAGCGGCCCTGTTTCCGAGGCGGTTCGTGCCAGTTGTGCCATTCCCGGCGTTTTTACTCCGCTCATCAGAGACGAAAAAGTCATCGTGGACGGTGGCGTGCTCAATTTTTTACCCACAGATGTGGCGCGCGACATGGGCGCAGACTATGTCATCGGCGTTAAGCTCACGCCGTCGATCACGCCGAACAAACCGCCGCAAAATATTATCCAGATTCTCGTCAATTCTTTTACGCTGGCGCTCAGTCAAATTGCAGAGCACGCGCCAGCCGGGGACTTTACAATTACCCCGGATTTAGTCGGCCTCAATCCGCACGATTTCAAGCAGGCGGACGATCTTTTCGAGCGCGGCTATCAGGCGGGACTTCAATCCGCCGACCGCATCGCTGATGAAATCAGCAAATTAGCAATAATCAAAAAAGTTGTACAGAAAATAAAAAACGACTAA
- a CDS encoding ATP-binding cassette domain-containing protein → MSVLKLDHVYKSFKEIHAVDDLSLELPEGVIFGLLGPNGAGKTTAIRMIMEIIIPDKGQIYLLNQPNSQKLRDKVGYLPEERGLYRKMKVKELLSFMAELKGMKSSAAHKKIDYWLERFDLAEWGAKKAEELSRGMQQKVQFITTIIHEPQLIILDEPFTGLDPVNAELLKNVILEQRERGATIVFSTHLMEQVEKLCDSICLINEGKSVLKGDIREIKKNFRRNSLLLEFEGEARFLDDKKLVKKFTMTDHVAEIYPAEGKTTQDVLRQALNEVTVNKFEVMEPSLREIFINTVTN, encoded by the coding sequence GTGTCAGTTCTGAAACTGGATCATGTTTACAAATCGTTCAAAGAAATTCATGCAGTGGACGATTTGAGCCTTGAATTGCCGGAAGGCGTCATTTTTGGGCTTTTGGGTCCCAATGGCGCGGGCAAAACGACTGCGATCCGCATGATAATGGAAATCATCATCCCGGATAAGGGTCAAATCTATCTTCTGAATCAACCGAATTCACAAAAGTTGCGCGATAAAGTCGGCTATCTTCCCGAGGAACGCGGCTTGTATCGCAAAATGAAAGTCAAAGAGCTGCTCAGTTTTATGGCGGAACTGAAGGGGATGAAATCGTCGGCGGCTCACAAAAAAATCGACTACTGGCTGGAACGATTTGATCTCGCCGAATGGGGCGCCAAGAAAGCAGAAGAGTTATCCCGCGGTATGCAGCAAAAAGTGCAATTTATCACCACCATCATCCACGAGCCGCAACTTATCATCCTGGACGAACCATTTACCGGGCTGGATCCTGTGAATGCGGAGCTGTTGAAAAACGTCATTTTGGAACAAAGAGAACGCGGCGCGACAATCGTTTTTTCCACGCATTTGATGGAACAGGTGGAAAAGCTCTGTGATTCAATTTGTTTGATCAACGAAGGCAAATCGGTTCTCAAAGGCGACATTCGCGAAATCAAGAAAAACTTTCGAAGAAATTCATTGCTATTAGAATTCGAGGGAGAGGCCAGGTTTCTCGACGATAAAAAATTAGTGAAAAAATTCACCATGACCGACCATGTCGCTGAAATTTATCCTGCCGAAGGAAAAACAACGCAGGATGTTTTGCGGCAGGCGCTAAATGAAGTTACTGTAAATAAATTTGAAGTCATGGAACCTTCACTGCGCGAAATATTCATTAACACAGTAACAAATTGA
- a CDS encoding ABC transporter permease, which translates to MNKFLTIFKREYLSRVKTKGFIIGTVLTPILLIGLTLGPGLLFRLSSEKIRHYAVIDMSDIVYDEFVKAMNDTLSTGEPMYVLQRVNATNETLEAEKEKLAKAVDSDKLDGYFVIPADVVQSNKSEYYAKNMNDFERNIMYQNIISRVITNYRLKQSNLDPKIIKNLTRRIDLKTFKIEKGGKEKEDRGFSFVITFVMLFFLYMALIMYGVFVMRSVYEEKTSRVVEMIVSSCRPFQLMAGKVLGVGAVGLTQYAIWTGVAALLTIYAGSIIAMVAPSAASVPIPTIPISVLVYFIIFFVLGYLLFATLYAMVGSMVNSDQDAQQFQFPVMIFIILAFFLAFYIIRNPDTTLAKFASFFPLFSPITMFTRISVQAPPFGEILLSIVILILTIIFFIWLAAKIFRVGILMYGKRPTLPEIINWLKY; encoded by the coding sequence GTGAATAAATTTTTGACAATTTTCAAACGCGAATATCTCTCACGCGTAAAAACCAAGGGCTTCATCATCGGAACAGTTCTCACTCCAATTTTGCTCATCGGTTTAACCCTTGGCCCGGGACTCCTGTTTCGACTCTCTTCGGAAAAAATCAGACACTACGCTGTGATCGACATGAGCGACATTGTCTATGACGAATTCGTCAAAGCGATGAACGACACCCTTTCCACCGGCGAGCCGATGTACGTTTTGCAGCGCGTCAACGCCACAAACGAAACACTGGAAGCAGAGAAGGAAAAGTTGGCCAAAGCCGTGGACAGCGACAAATTAGACGGCTATTTTGTAATTCCGGCAGATGTCGTCCAATCCAACAAGTCTGAGTATTACGCGAAAAACATGAACGATTTTGAACGAAATATAATGTATCAAAACATCATTTCCCGTGTTATCACAAATTACCGGCTCAAGCAGAGTAATCTCGATCCAAAAATAATCAAAAATCTAACCCGACGCATTGATTTGAAAACATTCAAAATTGAAAAGGGTGGCAAAGAAAAAGAAGACAGGGGCTTTTCTTTTGTGATTACTTTTGTGATGCTCTTTTTTCTGTACATGGCGCTAATCATGTACGGCGTCTTTGTCATGCGCAGTGTTTACGAGGAAAAAACATCGCGCGTAGTGGAAATGATTGTGTCTTCGTGTCGGCCCTTCCAACTCATGGCGGGAAAAGTGCTTGGCGTTGGCGCTGTCGGTCTCACTCAATACGCCATCTGGACCGGAGTTGCTGCCTTGCTCACAATTTACGCGGGGAGCATCATCGCCATGGTGGCGCCTTCGGCGGCAAGCGTGCCCATTCCGACCATACCGATTTCCGTGTTAGTCTATTTTATCATTTTCTTTGTGCTGGGTTACTTGTTATTTGCCACGCTGTACGCCATGGTCGGCTCCATGGTCAACTCGGATCAGGACGCGCAACAATTCCAGTTTCCGGTAATGATTTTCATCATTCTCGCTTTCTTTCTGGCATTTTACATCATCCGCAATCCGGACACGACCTTGGCGAAGTTCGCTTCGTTTTTTCCGCTCTTTTCGCCAATCACCATGTTCACAAGAATTTCCGTACAGGCGCCGCCCTTCGGGGAAATTTTGTTGTCCATTGTCATTTTGATTTTAACAATCATATTTTTCATCTGGCTGGCGGCGAAGATTTTCCGGGTAGGGATTTTGATGTACGGCAAGAGGCCGACTTTGCCCGAAATTATCAATTGGCTGAAATATTAG